GCAACAGTATGTACGGGTTTGTCATTACACCTACTTATCTGAATATGTATGCTATGTCAAATGATAACCACACGGATGCAAGGTACCATAAGTGCAAGATTCATAAAGTGAACCACTATTTCCGAAGGCATTGGGCTTACTAGCTATCATTAGAAGTTTAATGGCCAGTCATTGCATCTTCTAAATAAAGTTCGAGATATTATtccaatatgaacaatatggcTTCGTTAAATTATTGCATATCAGAAAAGACTTGTAGCAATTGCAGAATGTCTAGAAATGTTATAAGTTCAATTCATATAATTCATTCAATTACTTAAAAGCTGTACAGATCATCCAGTTTTACATCATTATCACCAAAACAACAGAGTATTTTGTTTATGAAACCTTGAaaaacatcttttgtttttGATACAGGACACtatttatttcctttttttagtTGGCAATCATAGAATAATAATGTGGAAATAtattctttttcattcattaaCGTTGAAAAATAGACAACTGATAAATGAAAGGAAACATGAAAAATATGTGAGGATATAACTTGTACCTCAATTATCCCTTTGCGAGGTGCATGAATTGCCAGACACAAGCAATAGTCACCTTTTGTATGCTCATAGTACGCGGAACTTGATGCTTTATCTCTGTTTACCAGCATCTCGATGAACAGACAGCATGCATCACGATACCCCTAAAGAGAAAAATATCTAGAGTAACGGACAGTAAAATTAGAAAGAAGATGTTAAATGTTAAATTAATGCTGAGGGAGAACCTTCCACAGCCGCACAACAACAAGTGCCTGGGTGTCAAGTAACAGGATACGACCAAGAGAATCTGTTATGGCAGCCAATGTACCACCCGGGGACAATGTGAGtttctctcccttccttgggGGATCCTTCAAACATGTTAAAGGTGATGCTGCAACAAGTTACACAGCCAGAAATAAGTGAACATGCATTTCTCATAGATggaaaaataaataatgatGAAAAAGTAGCAGGTAGTAGCACCTCTACGTATTATCTACTAACACAAAGTACAAtgtaatacatgaatttaaaattttgtgcTTGCATGCAAGTAACCATAACCACAATTTTAATCATCCAGCCTTATCCCGACTATTTGGCTTTGGCTTTGTAGATTTTTAGTTTGATATGATTTTATAATTAGTTGTCAACATACAACCCTCCACCTTTCTCATCCATGGTTGGGACCGCCAATAGCAATGTTTGCATTTAAACAAAGGATTCACAAGTTAGACTTAAGCATGTGTTTCACTAGATAGCTACTACTTTCCTTTTTCCGGAGTTGGTAAAGATATGTGAAGTTTTCTGGGCAAAGCACATATATAGAGAGGCTAATAGAGCTGCGGACTGGGTGGCTTCTTTTGTGGCTAATTATaccccggggggggggggggggggttcggTGGACCAATGAGGCAAAGTTGCCTAGGGCGCTCCGTGACTTattataatttgatttttttagttGTATTCATACTAGACTTGTATGAGTTCTCCggtgtagcaaaaaaaaaaaaagatatatgaaGTTTGAGTATAAGAATGGAGAGCAAAAAAGCAAAAGTGGAAAAGGAAACCACTCTAAAAGATGGCAGCACAGAGAATGGGGTTTGTTGGAGATATTCCCTAGAGCTAGAAAGAATGCTTTCTAACACATCCTTCCACAAGAGTCAATCCATGTATTGGGCAATACTAAAGACTCAACTGCTGATTGGCCGGTGCTAATCCTATGTAACATACAGTCTACTGAAAATAAAGACTCATAAAccaaaaacaaaattaatttcaCCAATTTGAAGATTTAAAATCCCACACAtgaatttttagatttgagaaCTCTTACTTATTCAGTATCTGATATTAAATCAGATTATTTATTCATATAGAGTTGTACCCTAGAGCAGATAGAAATATACAAAGTCATCATCACTAAGATAAGCATCAAAAGAGCAAAGACATATGCCTAGAACATTTTAGGGACTTTTGGAGCATGGTTTGCAACATGGATCAAACTCATTCGCAAGAGTAGGCAAAAAgtgaatacaaaaaaaaaggcaagaagATTATACTGAAACTTCAGTTGATGATCCAGTTCGTAAAAGAAGATCTAAAAGAAGAAACTCCTAACAAtctatttaaagaaaaataaaggttCTTGGACATCTATAAGGAAAGATTGAAGGGATTTTTGAAGTTCAATCTTGAGAAATCCGATTAGTGTTAGAAAGGTGATTTGTGTAACATCCCAAGACCTCCCCTTGTCCACATGGATCGTGGGCTGGGtgagctttgataccatttgtaaagaCTCTAGACCTCATTGAAAAGGCTAGCCAGAAATTGTAATCTAGGATCCTCGGTCTTGTTTAAATATTCAAGATCATCCtagcacataaataatatgggACCAAATGCATGCTCGCATAAATCCTCAGCATTCTCCCCAATTTAGTGCCCCCTAGTCCACGTAGGTTATGAACTGGGTcaactctgataccatttgtgtTTGCTCTGATGCTATTTATAATAacttaggacctcacccaaaataactAGCCTATCTACTCATTTCCTTGTTAGCGAGTAGGTGGCAGCTAAATTGAGCCTCATGTCTCTTGTAACCTAGGATCCTTGGCCCTatttaagtactcaagatctctcGATGTATAAtttatatgggactaaacacatagcTACAAGAGTCATCACTCTCCCTGATTAAGCCCTATCATTCTTGCCAAACAAGGGTCTAATCAGAAATACCATCACAAACACCACAACAAGATCATGGTCAACCTCACAAGGGCTGATGATATAGTTTTTTTCTAGTCCATATGAGTCATGGACTGGGACAActgtgataccatttgtaacaatctagAACCTCATCCCAAAATACTATCTCGTACTTTCTCCATTAATCTCTAATGTCTCTCCAGTAGAAGAATCCAAATATAAACAGAAACACCACGGCCAGGTCATGGTCAACCCAAAAGGGCCCATACTGCAGTGTCCCTTAGCCCACATGGGTCGTGGGCTTGGATCGGCTCTAATACCATGTAATGCccagaacctcatccaaaaaagctaGTCAGAAGTTGTAATTTGGGATCCTCAGCATTATTTAAGTATTTAAGATCTTCTCTAAGCacaaccaatgtgggactaaaaataCGCCTGCAAAAATCCACACAATCTGCAAGCTCGTCTTCTAAGGGCCAAACATGAGGACATTGGTCTATGTCTAGGAAGTTGACTAGTGTGCTGGAAGAGAAAGGACTAACCAGGTCCTCATAATGTATCTAGACAAACAAATGTAATATTAGATTGTACCTCTTCATAATGGATTTGGAAATTGTCACAAGGGTTTCTATATAGAAGAGGCCTAGGCTAGTTAGCTTGCACCAAATGTGGAGAAAAAGCCAAGGGTAAAGATTATTCTATTTTCAAATGGCATTTTACATTTACTAGCTTATAGGAGTATTCCAAACTCCCTTTAGATTCTACGACTGCTAAGAAGTTCCTCAACATGTGATGTATTCAGCCAAAAGTCATATTTACATTTAGGTATAAGAAATGCCCATAGATGCTGGTGTAGCGAAATTCTTAATATAAGAAATAAGACAAAATAGAAATCTAAATATACTTGCTGGGAATTGAATGAGATATTAACTATCATATATGCATTCTGGTTTATAATATGATAAATTAAATCATAAAGGTAAAGAGACCAGGGGAAAAAATGAATTACACGACCAAATTTATGCATGCAATCAGTAAAAAAGTCGGGAGAAAACGATGGTGATAAAATGAAAGAATGTGAGTCAATAGGTCAAAGTGAATCAAAGCAAAATATGTAAACATAGCCCTCCTTAAAACTTGTCAATTCTGCTAACAAATATCTAATAAGGGAAATAGTCTACCGCTGAAGGCTCACGAACTTGTCAGCCCACCTCAGATGTAACAATGAAAGTTACAATAAGATTTGTAAATTAGGGTTTAATGCAAATAATCAACctataaataccatgttatgCACACAATATAAGTAAATTGAAAATGCAAATACAGCATAATAAAATAAGGACAAGTACAGAATTACATAATAGCATACTGGGTTCTCAATTGGCAAACACCAGAATTTGATGTTCACATTGGAAAGGAAAACTCTTTTCCCCATGTGGTCTCATTTTAAGTCTTCATAGTATTTACTGAAACTAAATCTCATCAAATATTAGCTCTTTTCCAGACATTGATCATAGAGATGCATGCACCAGTGTGCACTCATAACTTCATGTACAGCTAAAGcagggcggggggggggggggggggggtgggggggaagATTGTGACAGGAACAGTAACCAGATTTTGACCTTTAGCAAATGGCTGGGGTTTTAGGCGGGGCTTCTTTGGCGAGGTTTGCTCACTCCGCCATAACATTTTGGAAAATGATGCCAGGGTCGAAAATGTTGCAGGCACAACCTTTGACAGGATAGCTCCAACTAAGGACCTGCTCCTATCCTCTGAAAGCCTGTGTGTTACCAACCAAAAGACCACAGTTATAAAATTCAAAGTTCAGTGCCCAGAGAACTCCTCTCCAACTACCACATTTGGTTACTAGCAAGTAGGGAAAGCAAATCAAAACGAGTGAAACTACTGGTGAATGTTAACTAATTCAGCACACCCACATTTCAATTTCTATTTCTTTCTCAGTTTTGAAAGCAGAAATAGTGCATAATAATTCTGGACAATACAAAGAAATTAAATGGAGACTTCAAGGTAGAATTTGACTCACCTGTATGCTGATATCGCAGCATCCTCTCCAATCGCAACTGCACAGTAATAGCGCTGACTTGACTGCCCAGCAATAAAAGCAGCTGAATTCAATACCAGAACAGCCTCAGAGAGCTTCCATTACAGTCAACTCAAAACAACAGCAATAGCATTATGGAAGTACAAAAATGGCAGAAAGATGGAAAAAAAGCACTGCAAACATATGGATTTCCACAGGCCTCAAAGTCTTTTAAGATCTACCACGCATTAGAAGCACACATTATATCCAAGATAAAAGCAATTGACCTGGAGCTCCAAAAGAGGAGGGGGCATCAACCCCGTGATGGCGGCATCAGCACAAGACCCAAACTTGCTAACATTCCATAGCTGAAACGGTATCCTCCCATAGGAATTTTCATCCACTGTATTCCTATTCTGGAACCTATTCTCGAAGATTCGCGACCTTTCCTCTTGAAACCATCTTTGAAGCAAACTCTACACGTTAAAAGGTGATACATAAACCCTAAACTTATCAAAACTCTCTATCAACTCTTCTACTACAAAAAGAACGCAACGAAACGATATTCTACGAAAAATTAACAAAAACAACATCATCAAACTCTCATCTTTTCCAACAGAAACGAAAAAGAAAGAGCAAAAGGAAAAACCTGGATGTCTGAGCCATCAAATCGGGCAATCACACCTGGCAAGACCACACAAAGCTCCATAGAAGCCACCGAATCTTGCGAAGAACCGACCTTAGTTTCGCGAAATCTCAGCCTCAGCACACGTCCAGAGTGTATAATCTACAATCAAGAAAACTCGAATTCAAGATCCACAGAGTCTACATTCAAAAAGGGATCAAAGATTCAAACATGAAGAACTTATTAGAGATCGAGGTAGAGAAAGAGGAAGGGGAAGGGCATAAAAAAGGGATGACCTGCTTGTGGATGAGATCGCCGGTCAAGGAGTAGACGAAGAGGTGGCCGGCGGAGGTAGCGAGGGCGAGGGCGAGGAGGTCGCCAAATGGAAGCCACTCGATGGCGGAGATGTGGCCTTCGTCGGCGGCGAGGGACGGGCGGATCTTAAGGGGTTGGCGGGGGGAAGAGGGATCGGGGTCCCGGTCCCATCCGAGGACGAGGACGAGGGAGCGGGCGGAGTGGGCGAGGGCGAGGGCGTGGGGGTGGAGGGCGGCGAGGAGGCCGGGGTCGTCGAGCCACCCCTCCCGCTCGCCGGCGCCCAGCTCCTCCATCTCGTCGCAGGCGATGCACCCCACGTGCGTCAGATGCGATCGCCGCGCCATCGGCGAGAGAGAGGCGGAGAGATGGCTTGGAGCTTCGCAAAGAAAAAGACTCTCGTTTTGGACGCCGACGGTATCTCAAGCCTCATCAACTCCACCAACGGAGGTCGGAAGCTGGATTAAACCCAACCATTATTCCGTGATTCTTTTTCTGATAACTACgtttgtatttttattttttgctttatGGCCGTAATAACAGCATTATACATTCATTTGGCCATATAACCGTTCACCTACTGAAATATTTCTTAATTCAAATCTAAAAAATTATTGGTCAAAAAGATATTTATGTACAATCAGCgatatttagttttttttttagtttgcctttttgttattttgctGTCTCTTTTATTCGGTGTGATAGTAAATAATGACCACGGCAGCATTACTAAAGCCATGTTACCTCTATCTTACTCCCCCAATATCTGACCCATGAGATAATTGTTGCCATAGTTTCTtgttattatattgtattacCCGTGTCATAAGATTGCATCAAAGTTTTTGAGCTTTTTAATTCTTTCCTTGCATCAACTCATTCGTATGATATGGCAAACCTTTTCTTGTATCAACACATCTGAATTGCATGACATAGTGAACCTGTAACCTAGACCTGTTAGGACACAATAAAACCCATCGGTAGCACATAAaaccaatatgaaacataacagtCATAACTTTGTAAGTAATACCTACAAACAAGCGACCCCAAATCATCATTAGGGTAGCAATTGGATCGAGTCATACTAGTTATGTGTTAGATCGGATATGAACAgatcaaaaatttatcaaaatAGATAACCTAACCCGATTTACAGTAATTTAATTAAGTCAAATAGGTTAAACAGTTAAACATTGCCAGGtagctcaaaagaaaaaaaaaaaatgttcataAATTTTGCTTCCATTCACTAAAGAATGATAGATcatctaaaaaagaaaaaaatgaaaaaaatgggAAATCCACATGTTTATGCATCATAGGGCATTTAAATGGGTTGAAAGCAAGGGGAGGCAAAAATGGTCCAAATGACATGCAACCTAAACACATTTAGTCTTTTCCCAGATACCAACACGAGAATGTTGAGGAAAAAAAGATATTTATAAGTGATACCTATCCCATAACAGCAAATTTACCAACTCCTGTCTGTATCTTATCATAAAGCTTGGTGCAAGCATTTGCTTGTGTGGAATGGCAATTATGAATATTGGTTATCAAAAATAACCCATGAAAGTTTGTAGGAGACCCAAACAATGTCATTTCAAACTGGGGAGGATCAAATAGCAGATCACAATGGATTCCTGCAAATTAAATGATAGAAACAGCAGTGGAAGCTGCACTTCTTTCCGTTATCATAAAGAGAATTTCATTCTTCCATTAGTCTAAAGGTGAGGTCAATAATACCAGAAATACATATTAACATGCACAGACCAACTCCAAGCTACATATCAGCAACCCTAATTATTCCTGTTACTTTTGAAAAATCGTGTAACAGCTAGCAGCAAGGTTCTCAGCTCATGTTTCCTGGTAACAAAAGCCAATCTGATTGATGGTATGATACACCAAACTAAAACCCTCAAGCAGTGATCTCAGGGCCCTTGTACAACCCTCTCCTGATAACAAAGCCGTCAGGAGGCTGATACTCTTCCAACCAAGTCACTTCAGAGGCCTTTATTCCGCTTGGTGAAAAACCTAAAACAAAGGTCAGATGAAGCAAGGGTAATAAGATTTTCTGTTTATCGTAGACACTAGCAACTTAAAGGTGAGGATACGAGTTTAAGTAACACTATTTTACCAGATTGATCCTTTCTTGCAGACTTCCGGAAATAAGAGCAATGTCGTCCATTTTCTGATGAATAAGGGGGAGATAAGATGTCAAAGAGAGCACAAGGAGTTATAGCTTTGAAACAGTGAATATTGCCACCACTAGTGGGGTATAGGATTGTTGTCCCACAGGGTGCAGACATTTCACCATCTCTAACAAGCTTTGCTGGTCTAGCTGAAAATTCACACAAAAGCATGTACAAGGTTAAAACATTTTTCCTTTTGCTAAGCCATATTGCCATATAGAACAGATCTTTACTAAGAAATCTAGTATCATGTACCAATGGAACAATAGAGAAACAAAAGATAAAAAGTCATTATTTGCATGACTcaagcgtttttttttttttttttttgaccaaaatgggACAGGACTCAACGTGATGCCAAGGAAAAATCAGTTCAATATAACTATATTTAAATACAAATTCTAGGTGCATGGAATCTTTGCTTCATGCGCACATTCTTTGAACCCCACCCAATCTGATACAAGAAAGTGATGTTATGCACGATGCAACATTCAATACCATAAATTGGGAAAATTTTATTCATGGTGGACATGTGGTTCTTCGAATTTCTTTTTTAAGTTTTGCCTTCTCAGTTCCCTTTTTAATATTTGTGCATCCTCACCTTGATGCTTCAATTTCTCCAAAGTGTCAAGGTATGATTAGTTTATATCTTCAAACACTCCCAACAAACTTACAACGAAGCACCTTTAAGTCATACAACTGTGACCTACGAAGTAAATAGGTCTCATTACCTTATATGACCTACAAAAcaaatatgtctcattaccctATACATATATTCACAGTAAAACACTACACCAAACTAATCCATTTCATCTTTTTCAAGGAACAAATTATTGGGCATCAAGAATTTACTGGTATGAAGTagcattgcctcacatgctatCAGTATAGATGTTTCTCCACCTCTAATCTACGCTCGGTGGGAAAAGAAATCTTGTGATGCAATCTCCGTAATGCCATCAATGACAAAGATCACATACTACCACAAAAAATCATCTTAGTGTGGAAGAAAATCGCATGCCAATGATCATGACGATGATCCTTTTCATTTTGCCATGGCAAGAAGAATTAATCATGCATATGAACCACAACATGCCCATCATGTTCACATATTTGAGAGTTTATTCCTTGTTTAAATTTCCAGTATGCATGCCCTTCCACAGCAATGCACTTTTTGTTCATGGAACTCATTTTATTGCATGACGTGTCTTTTCAAATGATTACAAGTGGTTAATTGGTTAAATAAAGTTAATAGCATATGCTGCTTCAATGTGTAATCCTTTAGGGTACATAAGCTTCACTTCCCCATGTACCAGCATAGTGAATTGTTTGTACTTTCCATAACTTATCTGGCTGCTGAAGTGCCAGCCCACAGGCCtgattttatattttcatggaCTTGGcctataaaaaatttaaaatttgctcAGCTAAAACTCAGCCCATTAAAAGCCCTAGTCACCAACAATCAAAGGGAGCAGCAACATTCCAGTATCTACTGAAATTTTCCACAAAGTTTGTTGAAAATTATTCCTATGCTAAATTCAGTATCCAACTCTTTCCCACCGTATAATCACCCATGCTAAAAAATTCAGCGCAAATAAATGCTCCCTTCAATGCAGTATTTAATTGCCAAATCTACCCTTTATTATTCTTGTTGCCTTTCAACTGTCTATCAACACTATCTTTTGGCACAATGGACTCCCTCTGGTGAGTTGAGTAAGACGCCGTTtggtagagcttttggagggctagaAAGCACTTTTTGGCCCTTCAAAAGCACTTTTGAATGGAATaaaggtgtttggtaaaaaatcggaaagttgttttagctttgccagaaagttaaaaatagctttttgggggaagctccattttggagcttgtccaaaaaaatatttttaggccccgtcggaaagctgttttgagttataatttttttctttttgcaccAAAAAacccatgataaaatataataattataaaataataataataataatatataatgataataattataatattttatacctttattatttaatatactataaatattatattatattacattatatcataatacattaatatattatgttatataatatcaaattatgttatattattatgctatagtatataatattatattactatattataataatattatattacattatagtaaGATTATaccatattatatatttatgtattaatacatattatattttattatgttgtgttgtataatactatgcaatgtcttttatggtcattttgtcataccaaaagtactttctcagtttgtttaccaaacatatattAAAGTCTCACACCACTTGAGAAATATAGTTAGcaaacagcaaatagctttttataaaagccctACCTCATAAAGTTCTACTTttgaaagctctactgccaacagctctacCAAATAGGGCCTAAGCAATTTAGGCTAACCTTCTATGCATAGTTGGGTGTAGCAGTATGAACATAGACTATCATTACTCTTTGGAAGGGGGGCTCCCTCTGGTGAGCTGTATAAGCGATTTAGGCTTACTGTAAATGGTATCCTATCTACAGTAACTCATCATTCATACCCACTTCAAAAGCATAAGAAACCACTTCTAAAACAAAAGGCACTCCATTCTTATTATGCCCTAATGCCTAAGAAGGTCCATACATGTTCAGTTAACCCTTATATGTCATCTGTAATCCTTCTTCAGAGCATACTTTCCTAAGCCATCTTCAATTCGAAAGCTAAACTCCATTCTCtccaatacaaaagaagaattttcttccaCCTTCCTGTCACGAGAAAACTAATATTTGCCACTTCAAAACAATTAAACATAAAACTAGAGGCCATGTGTTCTTTCATTTGTTGGATAGATGGAAAAATAAGATATCCAACTTTCTATGGATGCCCCTTTTTTCCATACTGACACACTGTTAGCGCTCAATTTTCCAATTGGTTTTCTCATTATTCCAGATGCAATCCCCATACTTATCAAATTACAAACCACGCTTTAACACCTATGATCAGAAATATTTTGCACCACAACAACAAGATTCCAGGCAGCTGATATGCCCCCATGCTAATCAAATTGCAAAACATGCTTTAACAGCTATGATAAGAAATATTTCTTACTACAAAAACAAGTTTTCACACAAAAAGGAGATCATTATAGCCATT
This portion of the Phoenix dactylifera cultivar Barhee BC4 chromosome 11, palm_55x_up_171113_PBpolish2nd_filt_p, whole genome shotgun sequence genome encodes:
- the LOC103709466 gene encoding rab3 GTPase-activating protein non-catalytic subunit-like isoform X5, encoding MARRSHLTHVGCIACDEMEELGAGEREGWLDDPGLLAALHPHALALAHSARSLVLVLGWDRDPDPSSPRQPLKIRPSLAADEGHISAIEWLPFGDLLALALATSAGHLFVYSLTGDLIHKQIIHSGRVLRLRFRETKVGSSQDSVASMELCVVLPGVIARFDGSDIQSLLQRWFQEERSRIFENRFQNRNTVDENSYGRIPFQLWNVSKFGSCADAAITGLMPPPLLELQLLLLLGSQVSAITVQLRLERMLRYQHTASPLTCLKDPPRKGEKLTLSPGGTLAAITDSLGRILLLDTQALVVVRLWKGYRDACCLFIEMLVNRDKASSSAYYEHTKGDYCLCLAIHAPRKGIIEIWKMRTGPRVLTIQCPKGSKILQPSTRFVSSTSSYIPLEVFLLNGDSGQLSVLNRSFG
- the LOC103709466 gene encoding rab3 GTPase-activating protein non-catalytic subunit-like isoform X4; the protein is MARRSHLTHVGCIACDEMEELGAGEREGWLDDPGLLAALHPHALALAHSARSLVLVLGWDRDPDPSSPRQPLKIRPSLAADEGHISAIEWLPFGDLLALALATSAGHLFVYSLTGDLIHKQIIHSGRVLRLRFRETKVGSSQDSVASMELCVVLPGVIARFDGSDIQSLLQRWFQEERSRIFENRFQNRNTVDENSYGRIPFQLWNVSKFGSCADAAITGLMPPPLLELQLLLLLGSQVSAITVQLRLERMLRYQHTASPLTCLKDPPRKGEKLTLSPGGTLAAITDSLGRILLLDTQALVVVRLWKGYRDACCLFIEMLVNRDKASSSAYYEHTKGDYCLCLAIHAPRKGIIEGPSLEFVGDYWDQLGFSVVHFLSSSIKSSYLVTIIKTLLQSGACGGSFTCCLNLNYQNKRQAFLQASLPGFTLDVAHTIVIHLHDLEDANWPTCPYHPVS
- the LOC103709466 gene encoding rab3 GTPase-activating protein non-catalytic subunit-like isoform X3; the encoded protein is MARRSHLTHVGCIACDEMEELGAGEREGWLDDPGLLAALHPHALALAHSARSLVLVLGWDRDPDPSSPRQPLKIRPSLAADEGHISAIEWLPFGDLLALALATSAGHLFVYSLTGDLIHKQIIHSGRVLRLRFRETKVGSSQDSVASMELCVVLPGVIARFDGSDIQSLLQRWFQEERSRIFENRFQNRNTVDENSYGRIPFQLWNVSKFGSCADAAITGLMPPPLLELQSSQRYYCAVAIGEDAAISAYRLSEDRSRSLVGAILSKVVPATFSTLASFSKMLWRSEQTSPKKPRLKPQPFAKASPLTCLKDPPRKGEKLTLSPGGTLAAITDSLGRILLLDTQALVVVRLWKGYRDACCLFIEMLVNRDKASSSAYYEHTKGDYCLCLAIHAPRKGIIEIWKMRTGPRVLTIQCPKGSKILQPSTRFVSSTSSYIPLEVFLLNGDSGQLSVLNRSFG
- the LOC103709466 gene encoding rab3 GTPase-activating protein non-catalytic subunit-like isoform X2; translation: MARRSHLTHVGCIACDEMEELGAGEREGWLDDPGLLAALHPHALALAHSARSLVLVLGWDRDPDPSSPRQPLKIRPSLAADEGHISAIEWLPFGDLLALALATSAGHLFVYSLTGDLIHKQIIHSGRVLRLRFRETKVGSSQDSVASMELCVVLPGVIARFDGSDIQSLLQRWFQEERSRIFENRFQNRNTVDENSYGRIPFQLWNVSKFGSCADAAITGLMPPPLLELQSSQRYYCAVAIGEDAAISAYRLSEDRSRSLVGAILSKVVPATFSTLASFSKMLWRSEQTSPKKPRLKPQPFAKASPLTCLKDPPRKGEKLTLSPGGTLAAITDSLGRILLLDTQALVVVRLWKGYRDACCLFIEMLVNRDKASSSAYYEHTKGDYCLCLAIHAPRKGIIEGPSLEFVGDYWDQLGFSVVHFLSSSIKSSYLVTIIKSGRCELAHVSLPSSVLKEAKFCSHQLGLYHQPHHTSLWRFSY
- the LOC103709466 gene encoding rab3 GTPase-activating protein non-catalytic subunit-like isoform X1, whose translation is MARRSHLTHVGCIACDEMEELGAGEREGWLDDPGLLAALHPHALALAHSARSLVLVLGWDRDPDPSSPRQPLKIRPSLAADEGHISAIEWLPFGDLLALALATSAGHLFVYSLTGDLIHKQIIHSGRVLRLRFRETKVGSSQDSVASMELCVVLPGVIARFDGSDIQSLLQRWFQEERSRIFENRFQNRNTVDENSYGRIPFQLWNVSKFGSCADAAITGLMPPPLLELQSSQRYYCAVAIGEDAAISAYRLSEDRSRSLVGAILSKVVPATFSTLASFSKMLWRSEQTSPKKPRLKPQPFAKASPLTCLKDPPRKGEKLTLSPGGTLAAITDSLGRILLLDTQALVVVRLWKGYRDACCLFIEMLVNRDKASSSAYYEHTKGDYCLCLAIHAPRKGIIEGPSLEFVGDYWDQLGFSVVHFLSSSIKSSYLVTIIKTLLQSGACGGSFTCCLNLNYQNKRQAFLQASLPGFTLDVAHTIVIHLHDLEDANWPTCPYHPVS